CTATCGCCGCTGCTTTTCGGGGACTTGCCTGATTTTCACATTAGTTAAAACAAGCGGCGATGCGCCCCGGCGTGACTTAGCCGAATCGGCGCTTGTAGCCACGGGCGTAGCCCACGTAGGCTTCGGCGGTCATCTCGATGCCCTTGCGCTGGTTGGGGCTGATCTCCTTGATCACCTTGGCCGGCACGCCGACCACCAGCGAGTTGGGGGGCACGACCATGTTCTCGGGCACGACGCACCCGGCGCCCACGATCGAACCCTTGCCGATGACCGCCCCGTTGAGCACGGTGGCGCGCATGGCGATGAGGCAGTCCTCTTCGATGGTCGCCCCGTGCACGATGGCGCCGTGGCCGAGGCTCACGCGATCGCCGATGGTGCACGGGTGCTTGGCCCCCACATGGAGGATGCAGCCGTCCTGGACGTTGGCGCCCTTGCCGATGCGGATGGGGGCGATGTCGCCGCGGATGACGCAGCCGAACCAGACGCTCGCGTCTTCCTCGAGGGTGACGTCGCCCACCACGATCGCGTTGGGCGCGATCCAGGCGGAATCGGCGATCTTGAGGTCGTCGACGAGCTGGAAGTTGCGGGAAATCTCGAGGTCTTCAGTCATGCGACTGATTCTACAACTCGAACAGGTCGTTGGAAAGGGGCGGATTGACCGTCAAGCTGGGCACCTGCGCGCGGAACACCACTTCGCTGCCCTCGAAACCCTCGACCTGACTGGGCATGTGGCTCTGCTTGTCCACCGCGATCCGCACCTTGGCGAGATCGGGCAGGAGGCTCTTCGATCCCGTGATCTCGATCAGGTCCGCCGCGCGGCCGTTGATGGTCGCAGGGCCCGCATGGCGCAGGGTGGCGCTGGGATCGAGCAGGCCGCCCACCAGGGCGACGAGATCCGTCTGGTCGATGCGGTAGCCGCGCAGCGAGAGCACCTGGGGATCGTCGTAGGGGAGGGTCTTCTTGATGAAGCCGACCTTGACCGTGATCTTGCGATCGCCCAGATACACCATCTTGGCGCCGCGCTTGAGCATGGTGTCGGCCTCGGTCACGTTGGCGCGAAGCTTGCCCGGGCGGCTCCAGTAGAACTCGGCCTTGCTCTTGGTCTGCTCGCTGCCCTTCTGCTCCCAGAAGGCGACGACGCCCGAGACGGTGTTGAGCCCCGTCCAGGTGCGCTTGACCTCGGTGACGACCGCGTCGGCCTGGGTGTCGGACTTGGCCTGCAAGCGCGTCTGGGTGCCGCGGTCGAGGCTAGGGACGATGCCGCAGCCGGCGGCGAAGGTGGCGGCGGTCAGGGTCGCGATGGCGAGCAGGCGATGGAGCGGGCGCATATGACCTCCTTCGAGTGAAACGTTTGCGAACTTGATCTTAATAGATACTTAATCATTCGTAAATCTAATGCCCCTCGCCTTGGGCGGGATGAATCGCGCCCGGCGGGTATAACCTGGCGAGTAGCGCTACGCAGGAAGGAGCACGCTTTGGGGGGACGTCCCGAATTCACGCAGCAGGCCATGCCGAAGACCCCCTTGCCTGGTCTTGCCTGGGAGGCGCTGGCCCCGCTGGGGGTCAAGTCCCTCTACGAGCCCTTCGCGGGCCTGGGCGCCAACCTCTATGCCTTCAAGCGTAACGGCATCCGGGTGATCGGCAGCGAGTTGCTCGAGAGCACCGTGAGCGCGAGCCGCGCCGTGAGCGCGAACAATGCCACGCGCCTGAGCCCGGAGGCGATCGCGCGCTTCACGGCCCCTCCCACCATCACGCTCGCCGACTATCCGCGGTTCGCGCCCTGGGTCGAGCGCCACTTCTTCGACGAGAAGCAGGCCGCTCACCTGGGCTACTGGCGCGAGCAGCTGGAGACGCTCTCGGGTTACGAGCGCGACCTGGCCTTGATGGCGGTGGCCTGGATGATCGATAACTGGATCAAGAGCCTGGAGCAGCCCGGGGTACCACCCGCGGGCGTCAACGCCATGGGGCTTTACCTGAGGCGTGCCAACCAGTGGGTGTGGAACAACGGCGTCCAGAACGACGTGCGCTGCGGAGCGCCCGCCGAGGTCGCGCAGACCGTCCAGGCGGATGCCTGCTACCTTTACCTGGAGCCGCCCCTGGTGGCCATCGACCTGCGCTCGTGGCTGCTCGAGGCCTGGTACCAGGGAGAGCCCGAGGCCGACCTCAGCGCCTTCTACCGCGACAACCCCTTCTACGCACCGGCCGACGAGTACCGCGAAGGGGTCGAGGCCCTCTTTACGAGCCTCCAGCACATCCCCATCTGGGCGATTCAGTACCGCACCGAGGAGCTGGATGCCCTGTGGGGCGATCAGCCGAGCTGGCTTGCAGGCCGCGAGCTGGTTGCCCAGCAGCACCTGGGCATGGGGGCGGGCGCCGAGGGCGAGATGCTGTTCGTGGCGGTCAAGGCTTAAGTTCAGGTTCAATTCAGGTAAAGCGCGCCCTATATCATTAATTGTCCATTAAAAATCGAAAGAACGCGTTAAGGGGCCTCCATAACCTTCGATAGTAAGCCGGCCGGGCAGGGCATAATGCCCTTACGGCACGAGGATTGGAGGTCATCATGGCAGACAACTTGCGGCTCAACACCACGCGCCCGGGCACCGGCCGTCTCGGTCCGCTCACGCCCTCGGCCGCGCCTGAGCAGGCCGCGGGGGTGCAGGCGAGCCCTGAGCCGAGCGTCGTCAAGAAGGCCAAGACCGACACCCTGCGCCTCAGCACCGAGGCAGCGGGCGCGACCGGCCCCCTCGACCCGACCAAGCTGAACGACATGGCCAAGGCCGTCGGCGCCGTGCAGAATGAGCGCCAGCAGGTTTCCGACTTCCAGGCGCGCATCAATTCCATGGTGCCGGGTGGGGTTCGCTTCGAAACCAAGGACGGCGCCAACTGGACCTCGGGCGAGATGAAGAACCTGCTCGATGTGGTCGAGAGCATGTCGCCCGGCGATCGCCAGGCTCTCTCGGGCCTCAACTTCGTCCGCACCGGCCAGATCGACACCGCTGCGGGCGGGGATGCGGCCGTTGCGAAGCACTTCGGCAAGGAACTCGGCGACGTGGCGGGTCAGAGCGCCATGGCCAGCGCCAAGATGGGTGACAGCGAGCCCAAGGGCTTCATGGCCCAGGTCAAGAACTTCGTCCTGCACTCGGCGGACGTCCTGGAAGGCATCCCCGTCCTGCGCTTCATCGGCAAGAGCCTCAAGGCCATGTTCGGCCAGGAGGCCCCCGAGCGCGCCATCGTGCTCGGCAACTCGGGCTCGCTTGTTTCCAAGAACCTGTGGGCCCACGAGATCGGGCACCAGGTGCAGATGGTCAACCGCGGCTGGAACCCCGAAAAGATCGCGGAGTTCGCCAAGCTTTCGGGCTGGACTGAGAACTATGGCGACGGCAAGACCCATGTCGCCGACGGGGTGGATAACCGCACGGGCGAGAAGCTGCTCTTCGACGAGCAGGTCCTCAAGGCGGGCAGGACGGACAACTTCGTCTCCAAGTACGCCATGACCAACCCGACCGAGGACTTCGCCGAGTCGTACCAGGCTTTCCTGAACGATCCCAAGAAGCTCATGCAGGTCGCCCCCGAGAAGTTCCTGTACATCAACGCCCAGTCCCAGCGCTACGGCGCAAGCGAGATCAAGGGCTTCGCCCAGCAGACGGGCCAGGACCTGGAGGCGGTCGCGACCGACCTCATGCTCAACTCGGGCCTCAAGCAGGGGACTCTCACGTCGATCCTCGGGGTCAACGGCCTGAGCGCCGACAAGGGCGCCATGGTCTCCGAGGCCGCCTCCCAGCTTGCCTCGGGTGATGCGCTCAGCCAGGCCTGGGCCAAGATCGCCCTCGATGCCAAGGATGCGGGCGCAGCCTCGCGCCTCATCGCCAATCCTGAGGAGGCGCTTGGGGGGCTTTGGGGCAAGCTCGGCGCTGACGAGCAGGCGCTTTTCAAGGACACGGCCTTCATGCAGGCGCGCATTTCCGAGCTGCAGGGCGGGACGGCCAGCTTCCGCTCGTCGGCGGGCGCTACCCAGAACGAAGCCCACCGTCGTGCCATCGGCGATCTGGTGAACGGCTTGCTGAAGGACCCTGCTTTCGCCCAGGGGCTGGGTGCGAATCCCGGCCAGGCTTTGGCGGCGTCCGGGCTCACGACCCGCCTTTCGCCCGAGGTGGCCGAGGCCTTCACGGCCAACCCCCAGGCGGCCTCCAAGCTCACCGATGAATTGATGCGTCTGATGGCCAGAGCCGGTTCCGAGGAGCGGGTTCGCTTCGAGCAGAACCTGGATCGCGCCCTGGTCCAGTTGGGCCCCGAGCACTTCTCGGCCTTCGCGATGGCCCTCAACAACAAGGAGAAGCCCGGCCTCGCCGCGTCGATGCTGCGTCAGGTCCTTGAGACGGGAAGCCCGGTCTATCAGGGCGGTGGAGATCCCCCCGGCTGCTAGCGCCCGCAGCCGTTTCATCTTCAAGGACCCGTGGTGAACCCGACCTCTCGCGACGCCCTCGACGCTCTGTATCGTTACCTCGAAACCCAGCAGGCTCCTGAGAGCCTGCTGGGTTTGCAGCGTGCCGTGCTGAGCAAAGCGGAGCGCGCCCTGGCGAGTACCGGCCAGTGGACGGTGCTCGACTATCCGCTGGCACTCGCTCGAGCGCTCGGCGTCCCCGCTGAGGCCGCGCTGCCGGTGGCGGGAGCCTGTGCCCTTTTCTACGCCTTCGCGGACGTCACCGACGACGCGCAGGACCATGACCTGGCCCCGAGCCCCTGGGACGCTTGGGGGTGGGAGCAAGCGGTCAATACCGGTACCGCGCTGCTGTTCGCTTCGTTGCGTTCGCTCGAGGAGCGCCTTCCGGTCGAGGTCGCAGCGCAGGCGTCTGCCGTGCTCGTACGGGCCGGGCTCGAGATGTCGTATGGGCAGCACATGGATCTCATCGGCCTGGCAGCCGAGAGGGCAGGGCTTGCCGACTACATGCTTGCGATCGAGCGAAAGTCGGGGGCGTCCTTCGGGGCTTACGCTGAACTCGTCGCGATCGCCGGCGGCCTTGAGCCGGCGCGCGTTGCCGCCTACCGTGCGTTCGGGCGCGCCCTCGGAACCCTGTACCAGATGATGAACGACACCCACGAACTCTGGGGCATGGCGCTCTGCCCGGATTTCGTCAATCGTCGAAGGGCCCTGCCTTTCGTCCTGGCCTTCGAGCAACTGAGCGAGGAGGCCCTCATCCGGTTCCGCCGCCTTCTCGAGGGTCCGGCGGATTGGGAGCATCAGGCGGAGCTGGTCGCCTTGCTCGAAGCGGCGGGCATCAAGTCGTACTTGACCATGCGCATCGAGCTCCAAAGGCGCCGGGCCCTCGATCTCGCAACCCAGCTCGGCATCGGCGCCGAACCCTACCTCGCGGGCATGCTCGCGTCACCTGCCTTCCCCACGGCCCCCGTGGCCATCTGATTCCATGTCTGGAGCTCGCGCGATGCCCACTCAGAAACATCTGGCGTCCCTCACCCTCTCCGCGCTCGCCATCGCATGCTTCGTCGCCTGGTGCGTGGCGGTGATGGGGTCGCTTCAACTCATCAACAAGCCTTTCCCGGGCTTCCGCTTCGAACCGACGCTGACGGTGTCGGCGGTCAACGAGCCGACCTGGACGGGCATCAAGGCGAAGCTCCAGCAGTACGATCGCCTGCTGCGCGTCGACGGCCACGACCTGCGCACGGCGGGTGACCTGACGGCTTACGTCCACTCCAAGCCGATCGGGACGCCGCTCGAGTACGAGCTCGTTCGAGAGAAGCGTACGATCAAGGTCACCGTGCCTTCGCAGGCCTTCGGCTGGAGCGACTGGTTCAAGAGCTTCATGCCGTTGTTCCTGGTGAGCTTCCTGCATTTGCTGGTGGGGGCGGTGGCCTTCTGGATGAAGCCGCGCCACCTCACCTCGCAGGTGCACCTGCTCATGAACGTGGCGATCTGCCTGTTCTGCGCGCTGAACAATGACTACGACTCCGGGCGCTTCTTCGCCCCGGTCTACCTCTTCTCCTACTCTTTCCTCGGTAGTACCTTCCTCCACCTGGGGATGGTCTTCCCGGAGCCCGGGCATTGGTTGAAGCGCCGCCCCTGGCTCAACGCCCTGTTCTACCTCCCGATGCTGGGGTTGACCGGGCTGTGGCTCTCGGTCTTCAAGCCCGAGGGGCAGCTCGTCAATCCGGAGGCGATGGATCAGCACTTCTCCTGGCAGGACACCTCGCTCATGTGGGTGATGGTCGGCCTGCTGGTCCTGATTGCCAGCATCCTTTTCCACGTCTTCAAGGGCAAGACGCCGCTTGCGAAGCAGCAGGCCAAGGTGGCGCTCTTCGGGGCGACGGTCGCCTACTTCCCGGGGGCCGTCTTCTGGATCGTGCCGTACTTGGCGGGCAACACATCGCTCGATGGGTCCGGGCTGCTCGTCAACCTCTCTTTTGCCTGCTTCGTCTTCTTCCCCCTCTCGATTGCCTACGCCGTCGTGCGTCACAAGATGTTCGACATCGACCTGGTCATCAAGCGGACCATGGTCTATGCCGTCGTGGTGGCGGCCCTGTCCGGCGTCTACTTCATCACCATCGCTGCGATTCGGTGGGCGATCGAGCATTTGATCGGCTCGGCGGGCAATACGACGGGCAACATCCTCGCGACGGCCTTCGTCGCGCTCGCCTTCGTGCCCGTCCGTAACCGCACCCAGGCGATCATCGACAAGCTCTTCTACCGGAACCGCTACGACTTCCGCGCGGTGCTGAGCGACTACACCCGCTTCACCAAGGAGAACCCCGAGCTGGAGGCGGTCCTCGACAAGTTCGTCGAGGTGGTGGACCAGACGGTGCATCCGCGGCACATGTCGATCATGATCCGGGACCCCAAGTCGAAGAACCTGCACGTCTACAAGACGAGTGGCCTTTCGATCTTCCCGGAGGACTTCGCCATCCCGGCCAACGCGCCCGAGATCGGTGAGCTGAGCAAGGCGCGCCGCACGGGGCTCAAGCCTTCGAAGGCGACCACCCGCCAGCTCTCCCACATGGATGCGCTGGGGATCGCCTTCTGCGTGCCGCTCGAGATCAAGGGCGAGATCCTCGGGATGGTCAACGTCGGCCAGAAGCTCTCGGAGCTCGACTACACCGCCGAGGACCAGGGGCTGCTCATGAACATGGGCCAGCAACTGGCGAGCGTCATCCGTATCCACGAGATGACCAAGGCCGAGGTCAATCGTGCGCGCCTGGATGCGGAGCTCGAGACTGCACGCAGCATTCAGGCCTCCTTGCTGCCGACCGCCGCCCCGGCGCCGGCGGGCCTCGAAGTCATGGGGTCGTCGGATTCGGCCTACGAGTTCGGCGGTGACTACTACGACCTGGTCACCCTGCATGACGGCCAGCTGCGCGTGGTGGTCGGCGACGTGGCGGGCAAGGGCGTTCAGGCCGCGATGGTCATGGCCATGGCCAAGAGCTGCTTCTTCAACCAGGTGCGGGTCGATCCCGATCTACCCACCGTCATGAAGGCCATCAACCAGATGATCGTCGAGACCATCGACGACAAGAAGCACCGCAAGACCACCCTCATCTATGGCGCCATCGACCCGGTGGCCAAGACGCTGCGCTATACCTGCGCGGGTCACCAGCCCCCCCACTACTACAACGCCGAGACCGGCAAGGTCGAAGAGTTGGCGATTCCGGGCTCGTTCCCGTTCGGTGCCTCCAAGCTGGCCAAGTACCAGGAGATCGAGGTGCCCCTGCATGCGGGCGACGTGCTCGTCTTCTACACCGACGGCGTGACCGAGGCCGAGAACCCCGATCACGAGATGTTCTACCGCATCGAGGATGGGCCGGACGGCGAGGAGGTCGTGTACGACAACCTCAAGGACATCCTGGAAGCCCATCACCACGCAAGCGCTCAGGAGATCCATCGCCAGATCCTCAAGGCCGTGAGCGCCTGGGTCGACGGGGGCCCTCAGGGCGACGACATCACCCTCGTGGTGGTCAAGGTCCAGTAGCCAAGAACAGCGAACCCCCCGGCCATCGGCCGGGGGGTTCGTGCTGAGACCGGAAGTTGCTACACCTGTGCGGCTTTGGCCTCGTGCGAATCATGCGCTGTCGCCTGCGCGGCTCCGGTGCGCGATCTTGTTCGTCAAGTCGGGCGCGTCGTGTTCCACTCTGACACTCGTGCCGGTCTCACCACCCTCGCTAACAGCGTCCAACGAATTCGTTAAACGCTCTCAGGATACGCCGCGCACCGGGGGCGTCAACGGCTCGTCGCGCGTCAGTGGACCTCTTGGCGAACAACGCCGATCACACGGCCCTGGACCTGGACGCGATCGACGAAGATGGGGGCCATGGTCGCGTTGGCCGGCTGGAGGCGGTAGCCGCCGCGCTCCTTGTAGATGCGCTTGAGGGTGGCCTCGCCGGTCTCGAGCAGGGCCACGACGATCTCGCCGTCCCGGGCCGTGGCCTGGGGCTTCACGATCACCATGTCGCCCGGCATGATGTGGTCTTCGATCATGCTCTCGCCCGTGACCTCGAGAACGAAGTTGCCGTTGGTCGCCCACAGGCCCTTGAGGTCGAGGGTCTCGGTGGCGTCCTCGATGGCCTCGATGGGCGAGCCCGCGGCGATGCGACCCGCGATGGGCAGGCGCGCGGTCTCGGTGGCGTCCTCGCGAACGAGCGTGGCCACGGGGGCCGCCGGGCCCATGTCCAGGACCTGGATGGCGCGGTTCTTGCCCTTGTCCCAGCGGATCAGGCCGCGCTCGGCGAGGCCCGTCAGGTGGTAGTGGATGGTCGAGGTCGAGTGCACCCCGAGGGCCTCGACGATCTCGCGGATCGAGGGGACGTAGCCCCGCTCGGTGATTGAGCGGCGCAAAAAGTCGAGGACCTCTTGCTGGCGCTTTGGCAGCTTGGTTTCGGACATGGCCCCTCCGCAAAGATGAAACATAGGTTCGAGAACTTCTAATCTAGAAAAGAAGCGATCGCTTGTCAAGGAGCGGACAATTGTTAACCTTCTTCTAAATCGAGCTTGTCCTCCCTCTTGTCACCTTCGAAGCCGATCGTATACACTGGGGGCTGTTAGCACTCGTTCGATGTGAGTGCTAAGCCCTTCAAACTCATTCGTTCACCTTACGAGGAGGTTCAAAATCATGGCTACTGCTACCGCGCAGCAGATCCGTCCTCTCGGCGATCGCATCGTCGTGAAGGTCGTCAAGGAAGAGAAGACGGCCGGCGGCATCGTCCTGCCCGACACCGCCCAGGAAAAGCCCCAGATCGGCGAAGTCATCGCCGTGGGCTCCGGGCGTTTGCT
The nucleotide sequence above comes from bacterium. Encoded proteins:
- a CDS encoding gamma carbonic anhydrase family protein; the encoded protein is MTEDLEISRNFQLVDDLKIADSAWIAPNAIVVGDVTLEEDASVWFGCVIRGDIAPIRIGKGANVQDGCILHVGAKHPCTIGDRVSLGHGAIVHGATIEEDCLIAMRATVLNGAVIGKGSIVGAGCVVPENMVVPPNSLVVGVPAKVIKEISPNQRKGIEMTAEAYVGYARGYKRRFG
- a CDS encoding polyprenyl synthetase family protein encodes the protein MNPTSRDALDALYRYLETQQAPESLLGLQRAVLSKAERALASTGQWTVLDYPLALARALGVPAEAALPVAGACALFYAFADVTDDAQDHDLAPSPWDAWGWEQAVNTGTALLFASLRSLEERLPVEVAAQASAVLVRAGLEMSYGQHMDLIGLAAERAGLADYMLAIERKSGASFGAYAELVAIAGGLEPARVAAYRAFGRALGTLYQMMNDTHELWGMALCPDFVNRRRALPFVLAFEQLSEEALIRFRRLLEGPADWEHQAELVALLEAAGIKSYLTMRIELQRRRALDLATQLGIGAEPYLAGMLASPAFPTAPVAI
- a CDS encoding SpoIIE family protein phosphatase, with the translated sequence MPTQKHLASLTLSALAIACFVAWCVAVMGSLQLINKPFPGFRFEPTLTVSAVNEPTWTGIKAKLQQYDRLLRVDGHDLRTAGDLTAYVHSKPIGTPLEYELVREKRTIKVTVPSQAFGWSDWFKSFMPLFLVSFLHLLVGAVAFWMKPRHLTSQVHLLMNVAICLFCALNNDYDSGRFFAPVYLFSYSFLGSTFLHLGMVFPEPGHWLKRRPWLNALFYLPMLGLTGLWLSVFKPEGQLVNPEAMDQHFSWQDTSLMWVMVGLLVLIASILFHVFKGKTPLAKQQAKVALFGATVAYFPGAVFWIVPYLAGNTSLDGSGLLVNLSFACFVFFPLSIAYAVVRHKMFDIDLVIKRTMVYAVVVAALSGVYFITIAAIRWAIEHLIGSAGNTTGNILATAFVALAFVPVRNRTQAIIDKLFYRNRYDFRAVLSDYTRFTKENPELEAVLDKFVEVVDQTVHPRHMSIMIRDPKSKNLHVYKTSGLSIFPEDFAIPANAPEIGELSKARRTGLKPSKATTRQLSHMDALGIAFCVPLEIKGEILGMVNVGQKLSELDYTAEDQGLLMNMGQQLASVIRIHEMTKAEVNRARLDAELETARSIQASLLPTAAPAPAGLEVMGSSDSAYEFGGDYYDLVTLHDGQLRVVVGDVAGKGVQAAMVMAMAKSCFFNQVRVDPDLPTVMKAINQMIVETIDDKKHRKTTLIYGAIDPVAKTLRYTCAGHQPPHYYNAETGKVEELAIPGSFPFGASKLAKYQEIEVPLHAGDVLVFYTDGVTEAENPDHEMFYRIEDGPDGEEVVYDNLKDILEAHHHASAQEIHRQILKAVSAWVDGGPQGDDITLVVVKVQ
- the lexA gene encoding transcriptional repressor LexA gives rise to the protein MSETKLPKRQQEVLDFLRRSITERGYVPSIREIVEALGVHSTSTIHYHLTGLAERGLIRWDKGKNRAIQVLDMGPAAPVATLVREDATETARLPIAGRIAAGSPIEAIEDATETLDLKGLWATNGNFVLEVTGESMIEDHIMPGDMVIVKPQATARDGEIVVALLETGEATLKRIYKERGGYRLQPANATMAPIFVDRVQVQGRVIGVVRQEVH
- the groES gene encoding co-chaperone GroES translates to MATATAQQIRPLGDRIVVKVVKEEKTAGGIVLPDTAQEKPQIGEVIAVGSGRLLDNGERAKMEVAKGNKVLFAKYAGTEVKLEGETYLLISEKDILGIVE